A window of Drosophila subobscura isolate 14011-0131.10 chromosome E, UCBerk_Dsub_1.0, whole genome shotgun sequence contains these coding sequences:
- the LOC117891482 gene encoding cytosol aminopeptidase has protein sequence MSRLQFIGGWRRSALGFFRYHGALPQSLRCLQVRTKCDEMRGVAVGLYEKEGDHPPKLSAGGDEFDRLAGGKLTDLILESGLTGELGIGRLYHNIGTEYNCLAVVGLGREGAGYNHEEVIDEGMENVRVCAAVGARALQLQGCGEVHVDGMDYAEQAAEGSALAVWRYNMNRRKRDRTHIPKLELYHSSDTEAWTRGLFKAESQNLTRRLCDTPANEMTPLIFAQAAVDALCPCGVTVEVRTMEWIEDKGLSSFLTIAKGSCEPPVLLEINYCGTAPEDKPVLLVGKGLTFHSGGLCLKPKRGMDEYRGTVSGAALVVATIRAASALSLPINLSAVLPLCENLPSGMAVKPGDVVTLLNGRTMRVMDPGVAGTVMLADPLLYGQATFKPRLVIDVGSMATGVTSALGGSATGLWTNNSFLWKQFQKAGGYSGDRLWRLPLWIYFKHLVTKFGNFDMCNKGRGPASSCLAAAVLHEMVPCSDWVHLDTHGTGMLAKDGVPPYLLKDRMSGRPTRTLIQLLYQLACQCPAA, from the coding sequence ATGTCTCGCTTACAATTTATCGGCGGTTGGCGTCGCTCGGCGCTGGGATTCTTCCGCTACCATGGGGCACTACCACAGAGCCTGCGCTGCCTGCAGGTGCGCACCAAGTGCGATGAGATGCGAGGAGTCGCCGTGGGTCTGTACGAGAAGGAGGGCGATCATCCGCCGAAACTTTCGGCGGGTGGCGATGAGTTTGATCGTCTAGCTGGCGGAAAATTAACCGATCTGATACTCGAATCGGGACTCACTGGAGAGCTAGGCATAGGAAGACTCTACCACAATATTGGCACGGAGTATAACTGCCTGGCGGTGGTGGGGCTGGGCCGAGAGGGGGCCGGCTACAATCACGAGGAAGTTATCGACGAGGGCATGGAGAATGTGCGCGTGTGCGCCGCCGTTGGCGCCCGGGCCCTTCAGCTTCAGGGCTGCGGTGAGGTTCACGTCGATGGCATGGACTATGCGGAGCAAGCCGCCGAGGGCTCGGCCCTGGCCGTTTGGCGGTACAACATGAACCGTCGCAAGCGCGATCGCACCCACATACCGAAGCTGGAGCTGTATCATTCCTCGGACACGGAAGCTTGGACGCGGGGACTGTTCAAGGCCGAGTCCCAGAACCTCACGCGACGTCTGTGTGACACGCCGGCCAACGAGATGACGCCATTGATCTTCGCCCAGGCCGCCGTCGATGCCCTTTGCCCATGCGGCGTTACCGTCGAGGTGCGCACCATGGAGTGGATCGAGGACAAGGGTCTCTCTTCTTTCCTAACAATCGCCAAGGGCTCCTGCGAGCCCCCCGTCCTACTGGAGATCAACTACTGCGGCACCGCCCCGGAGGACAAGCCCGTTCTGCTGGTCGGTAAAGGACTGACCTTCCACAGCGGCGGCCTTTGCTTGAAACCCAAAAGGGGCATGGACGAGTACCGCGGTACCGTCTCGGGAGCCGCCCTGGTGGTGGCCACCATCCGTGCGGCCTCCGCCCTCTCCCTGCCCATCAATCTGTCGGCTGTGCTTCCACTCTGCGAGAACCTGCCCTCGGGTATGGCCGTAAAACCCGGCGATGTTGTCACTCTGCTCAACGGTCGGACAATGCGAGTCATGGATCCCGGTGTCGCCGGCACAGTGATGCTAGCCGATCCCCTGCTCTATGGCCAGGCAACGTTCAAGCCGAGGCTTGTGATCGACGTGGGATCGATGGCGACGGGCGTTACCAGCGCACTGGGCGGCTCTGCCACTGGATTGTGGACCAACAACTCCTTCCTGTGGAAGCAATTTCAGAAGGCCGGCGGCTACTCAGGCGACCGCCTGTGGCGCCTGCCTCTGTGGATATACTTCAAGCATTTGGTCACCAAATTCGGCAATTTTGACATGTGCAACAAGGGCCGGGGGCCAGCGTCGTCGTGTCTAGCCGCCGCCGTTCTCCACGAGATGGTGCCATGCAGCGACTGGGTGCATCTCGATACCCACGGCACTGGGATGCTGGCCAAGGACGGGGTGCCGCCATATCTCCTCAAGGACCGCATGAGCGGACGCCCCACACGCACTCTCATCCAGTTGCTCTACCAATTGGCCTGCCAATGTCCTGCAGCCTGA
- the LOC117889765 gene encoding LOW QUALITY PROTEIN: protein G12 (The sequence of the model RefSeq protein was modified relative to this genomic sequence to represent the inferred CDS: inserted 2 bases in 1 codon): protein MAFFGHVPIAIFLLGVIFGCAPTFADLREDLRDFVAIAPRRRIGYIAARYYIFDPRFRQAVGFVRSDEFLKTWQQVRAAPDVAALIDYLNEYGSGYDVTSLVDNLPQRLRAFQLSRTVPVEMMLHRDLTTFLREAXSLMSQKVRQGGDFAKFYKALRDKQFKILVDRARNSSDLQAPLKRLNEKNINIDEILQILFEIINWGPQNP from the exons ATGGCTTTCTTTGGTCACGTTCCGATTGCTATCTTTTTGCTTGGTGTAATCTTTGGTTGCGCTCCAACTTTTGCTGATTTACGTGAGGATTTGCGAGATTTTGTGGCCATAGCGCCGCGACGACGCATCGGTTATATAGCCGCCAGGTACTATATCTTTGATCCGAGATTCCGTCAGGCCGTGGGATTTGTTCGCAGCGATGAATTCTTAAAGACCTGGCAGCAGGTGCGTGCCGCTCCCGATGTGGCAGCCCTCATTGATTACCTCAACGAATACGGATCGGGCTATGATGTGACCAGCCTTGTGGACAATCTTCCCCAGCGACTGCGCGCCTTTCAGCTGTCGCGCACTGTGCCCGTGGAGATGATGCTGCACCGCGATCTTACCACATTCCTGCGCGAAGC GTCCCTGATGTCCCAAAAGGTGCGTCAGGGCGGGGATTTCGCCAAATTCTACAAGGCCCTGAGGGACAAGCAGTTCAAGATTCTGGTGGATAGAGCAAGG AATTCAAGTGACCTGCAGGCGCCACTGAAAAGATTGAACGAAAAGAACATCAATATCGATGAGATACTGCAAATATTGTTTGAAATAATCAATTGGGGACCGCAGAATCCGTAG